In a genomic window of Pedobacter sp. KBS0701:
- the folE gene encoding GTP cyclohydrolase I FolE, translated as MSNKDVLKGESRDGYVKIDRYNEDKIKAVATHYKDILGQLGENPEREGLLKTPERVAKALQYLTHGYDLKPDEILRSAMFEEDYSQMVVVKDIEVYSMCEHHMLPFFGKAHIAYIPNGHIVGLSKIPRVVDAFARRLQVQERLTNEIRDCIQNTLSPMGVAVVIECRHLCMSMRGVQKQNSVTTTSAFTGTFLSNDKTRSEFLRLITASLD; from the coding sequence ATGAGCAATAAAGACGTATTGAAAGGCGAATCGAGAGACGGTTATGTAAAAATAGACCGTTACAATGAAGATAAAATTAAAGCTGTAGCTACACATTATAAAGATATTCTTGGCCAGTTGGGCGAAAATCCGGAGCGGGAAGGTTTACTAAAAACACCTGAACGCGTAGCTAAAGCGCTGCAATATTTAACACATGGCTACGATTTAAAGCCTGATGAAATCCTTAGATCAGCCATGTTTGAAGAGGATTACAGCCAAATGGTGGTGGTTAAAGATATTGAAGTATATTCGATGTGCGAACACCACATGCTGCCATTCTTCGGCAAAGCACATATTGCCTATATTCCTAACGGACACATTGTGGGCTTAAGTAAAATTCCTCGTGTGGTTGACGCTTTTGCCCGCCGTTTACAGGTACAGGAACGTTTAACGAACGAGATTAGAGATTGTATCCAAAATACCCTTAGCCCTATGGGCGTTGCGGTGGTGATTGAGTGCAGGCACTTATGTATGTCTATGCGTGGTGTACAAAAGCAAAACTCGGTGACAACAACATCTGCCTTTACAGGAACCTTTTTAAGTAACGATAAAACAAGATCTGAGTTTTTAAGGTTAATTACTGCAAGTTTAGATTAA
- the mqnB gene encoding futalosine hydrolase, giving the protein MKTLIVAATKAELTFFYQHFNLPDGDFVESKNFDLLITGVGMVSTAFALGKHLSSKYSLVVNFGIAGSFDRNLALGTVLNITEDTFAELGAENGDEFLTISDLGFGENHYISKTQKSVTLPIAKGITVNCVTGSEKSIKNLIERLNPITESMEGAAVFYACKQLNIDCLQIRSISNYVEPRNKDNWKIGLAIKNLNDWAIAFVGEMN; this is encoded by the coding sequence ATGAAAACTTTAATTGTTGCTGCCACAAAAGCCGAACTTACCTTCTTTTACCAGCACTTTAATTTACCAGACGGAGATTTTGTAGAAAGCAAAAATTTCGATTTGCTGATTACCGGAGTTGGGATGGTGTCAACAGCCTTTGCCCTGGGCAAACATCTCTCATCTAAATATAGCCTTGTGGTAAATTTCGGCATTGCCGGAAGCTTCGATCGGAATTTGGCTTTAGGTACGGTGTTAAATATTACCGAAGATACTTTTGCTGAACTGGGCGCTGAAAATGGCGACGAATTTTTAACCATAAGTGACTTAGGTTTTGGGGAGAACCACTACATCTCGAAAACACAAAAAAGCGTTACTCTACCTATAGCAAAAGGTATAACTGTGAACTGTGTGACGGGGAGCGAAAAAAGCATCAAAAATTTAATTGAGAGGTTAAATCCAATTACCGAAAGCATGGAGGGAGCTGCTGTTTTTTATGCCTGCAAACAGTTAAATATAGATTGTTTACAGATTAGAAGTATATCTAATTATGTAGAACCGAGAAATAAAGACAACTGGAAAATTGGTTTGGCCATTAAAAACCTGAACGACTGGGCCATTGCTTTTGTTGGAGAAATGAACTGA
- a CDS encoding 6-carboxytetrahydropterin synthase produces MIYITRKASFNAAHKLARTDWDDDKNSEVYGKCANPNWHGHNYWLYVTVKGEVNPETGFLVDLKWLKEVMNDYVVDKVDHKNLNLDVDFMKGKLASTENLAIEIWKQLEAPIAESGAVLHCVKIYETENNFVEYFG; encoded by the coding sequence ATGATTTACATAACAAGAAAAGCATCATTTAATGCGGCGCACAAATTGGCTCGTACCGATTGGGATGATGATAAAAATAGTGAAGTTTATGGTAAATGCGCCAACCCAAACTGGCATGGCCATAACTATTGGCTGTATGTTACAGTAAAAGGTGAAGTGAATCCGGAAACAGGTTTTCTGGTTGATCTGAAATGGCTTAAAGAGGTAATGAACGACTATGTAGTAGATAAAGTTGATCATAAAAACTTAAACCTCGACGTTGATTTTATGAAAGGCAAACTGGCTTCTACAGAAAATCTGGCCATCGAAATCTGGAAGCAGTTAGAAGCACCAATCGCAGAAAGCGGTGCTGTTTTGCATTGCGTAAAAATATACGAAACCGAAAATAATTTTGTTGAATACTTTGGTTAA
- a CDS encoding menaquinone biosynthesis family protein — protein MKLTLGFSPCPNDTFIFDALIHHKIDTEGLEFEVSYDDVETLNQKALKGELDITKLSFHAFAYVANQYALLDAGSALGFGVGPLLISNKDFNREKDAELQTPDSKLRVGIPGKYTTANFLLGIAYPHLQNKQELVFSEIESALLNGQIDLGLIIHENRFTYQDKGLTKIVDLGDYWEKLTGCAIPLGGIVINRNLDREVQLKVNRLIRQSVEFAFAHPQSGIDFIRQHAQAMEESVMYKHIELYVNKYSINLGEEGRKAIDTLFKLAQERGIIPAIQENLYI, from the coding sequence ATGAAACTTACACTTGGATTTTCTCCCTGCCCTAACGATACATTTATTTTCGATGCGCTCATTCACCATAAAATTGATACGGAAGGATTAGAATTTGAGGTTTCTTACGATGATGTTGAAACCTTAAACCAAAAGGCACTCAAGGGCGAATTAGACATTACCAAGTTAAGTTTTCATGCATTTGCCTACGTAGCTAACCAATACGCATTATTGGATGCTGGGAGTGCCCTCGGATTCGGCGTAGGTCCACTATTGATCAGTAATAAGGATTTTAATCGAGAAAAAGATGCTGAACTCCAAACACCAGATTCAAAACTGAGGGTTGGCATACCAGGAAAGTATACAACTGCGAATTTCTTGCTGGGAATTGCTTACCCCCATTTACAAAACAAACAGGAACTTGTTTTTTCGGAAATTGAATCGGCTTTGCTTAACGGGCAGATTGATTTAGGATTGATTATCCATGAAAACAGGTTTACCTACCAGGATAAGGGATTAACCAAAATTGTTGATTTAGGCGATTATTGGGAAAAACTAACCGGTTGCGCCATTCCATTAGGCGGAATCGTAATTAACCGTAATTTAGATCGGGAGGTGCAGTTAAAGGTGAACCGTTTAATCCGCCAATCTGTAGAGTTTGCCTTTGCACATCCACAATCGGGTATCGATTTTATCCGCCAGCATGCCCAGGCCATGGAAGAAAGTGTGATGTACAAACACATCGAATTATATGTGAATAAATATAGTATAAACCTTGGCGAAGAAGGGCGTAAAGCCATTGATACCTTATTTAAACTTGCCCAGGAACGCG
- the fabD gene encoding ACP S-malonyltransferase produces MRAYIFPGQGAQFVGMGKDLYENPKAAALFEQANEIIGFRISDIMFSGTDEELKQTNVTQPAIFLHSVILAKVLGDDFKPDMVAGHSLGEFSALVAANALSFEDGLKLVIARANAMQKACEAQPSTMAAILGLADDVVEKICAEIDAVVVPANYNCPGQLVISGSIEGIDLACAKLTEAGAKRALKLNVGGAFHSPLMEPAKIELQAAIEATNIASPICPVYQNVDAKPYTDPTEIKANLIKQLTGAVRWTQTVGNVLADGATEFVEVGPGNVLQGLVKKVSREVQTSSAAIA; encoded by the coding sequence ATGAGAGCATATATTTTTCCCGGACAGGGAGCACAGTTTGTAGGCATGGGTAAAGATCTTTACGAAAACCCAAAGGCAGCAGCATTATTTGAACAGGCTAATGAAATTATCGGTTTCCGCATTAGCGATATTATGTTTAGCGGAACAGATGAAGAACTTAAGCAAACCAATGTAACCCAACCAGCAATCTTTTTGCATTCGGTTATATTGGCCAAAGTGTTAGGCGATGATTTTAAACCAGATATGGTTGCTGGTCACTCTTTAGGTGAATTTTCTGCTTTAGTAGCTGCAAATGCATTGAGCTTTGAAGATGGATTAAAACTGGTTATTGCTCGCGCAAATGCTATGCAAAAAGCATGCGAGGCACAGCCATCAACCATGGCGGCTATTTTAGGTTTAGCTGATGATGTGGTTGAAAAAATCTGTGCCGAAATTGATGCTGTAGTGGTTCCTGCAAATTACAACTGCCCCGGGCAATTGGTAATATCGGGCAGCATAGAAGGTATTGATCTTGCTTGTGCCAAATTAACTGAAGCTGGAGCAAAAAGGGCATTAAAATTAAATGTAGGGGGTGCATTTCATTCTCCGTTAATGGAACCGGCAAAAATTGAATTACAGGCTGCTATTGAAGCCACCAATATTGCATCACCAATTTGCCCCGTTTATCAAAATGTTGATGCTAAGCCATATACAGATCCAACTGAGATAAAGGCTAATTTAATTAAACAATTAACCGGTGCTGTGCGTTGGACACAGACAGTAGGTAACGTGCTTGCCGATGGCGCAACTGAATTTGTAGAGGTTGGTCCGGGCAATGTATTGCAGGGATTGGTTAAAAAAGTAAGCCGCGAAGTACAGACAAGTAGTGCTGCAATAGCTTAA